DNA sequence from the Pseudorca crassidens isolate mPseCra1 chromosome 6, mPseCra1.hap1, whole genome shotgun sequence genome:
ATAAGGTATGGGTCACAAAGAGCAattttgtctcttgcaatagaattttctctttaaaaaaatgtgattaatTTGAAAGGCTGATAGCTCCAAAAGAGCATTCTGTTAGGTGGGATAATCATTATCATATTCCCAGCTGCTGTGTATATACCTTCtcttaaaagtgaaaaaggagaaagccATTTTGCCGTGTGGAAGTGCCTTGTGTGTTCTATAACATCCAAATGAAATGTTCAGTGGTTGGAGGAGAGTCTGCTGTATTTAGGACAAATAGCTTCACTGTTAACCCTGAAGAAGCCTGAAGATGTGATTCTCAAGGGTCTTTGTGCTGTGGATGAAAATGGAATCATTATTTttgagccccccacccccgctcacaTCAATGACTCCCACCTGCAGCCGATCCACTGGTTATAAGTAGCCATGAATCGCCTTGCAGATTGTAGGCAGGGTAAACAACCAGGGCCAGGCAAAAGCAAACTCCTGGTAAGCTCTATTAGCTCTTTCTGTgtgtttcatttccatttcacacCTTGGGGTGGGATACAATCTCTACTTACActggtgtggtgtgtgtctgtctcaGACCTGTGTGTAAGGTGCATCTTTCAGTTCGggctgtatatttttttcttttctctctttttttttttaagactgctGTCTTAACACTTAAAGTAATTTAAGattggttgttttttctttttttgttgttattgttaagaATTGCAGTTTCTTTGGAGACAACAAAGTgcaatttttttcagatgaaaaggCATACTCACTTTCTAGGTTGTATTCATAATTGCTGTTTATCACTGTATAACATTCTCCTTATCATGGACTCCTTTAAGCTAATAACTGGTTTTAGGGGAGTTCATTAAGAAATGAATGTGGAAAAAAAGAGGGCTGCAAAATTCAGGTGAACCAATatactatttcttcttctttgtctccctttaaaaatgtttcctctttctcttttctacttttgCCCTCCCttgtcctctctctccctcttctatATCTCTCTCTCTGGCCATTGACATTTCCCTGGTCCTTCCTTTCACTCAGCTTCCTTCCACAATGCCCAGAGCACTCCTGCTGCTGGCTGTTGCCCTGGTGCAACTTGGGCTTGTGCATGGAGCCGTGTTGAGAAACGAAGAAAAATAGAAGCCCCTCAACAATCCTAGAAACCGAGATCTGGTAAGAACAGCCACTGGGACATGCCAGGCTGCAGGGTGAAATTGGCACCTCCTTGGAGTTATGCACACTGCACTCTGCTAGAGCACGGTGGAGAGGAGGCTGCCAAGGGCTAAGAAGGTTCCCCAGCAGGACCAGAGAAGAATTTTGCTAGCCTAGTGGCCGGTGTTCTAGCCCATTTACACTTGTTTCTGTACGGagaaacaaatttatatttagaaatgacCTTATACACACATAGCACattacatttgtaaatattatatacatattgacTTCATAGCCTTAATTtctaatatattgatatatacagaATCAAGAGCATACCAGGGAATTACGTTTTGCACAGCTTAGGTCGAACTGATAACAAAACAGATTCTCACATAACCAATACTTGCAAAGCTCCATTGCAAAAACTGAAAGTCGACCTGCATTCTTTTTAATTTGCTAGGCATTCTTTTCAACATAACGTTATCTAGGAAATAGAATTCAAAATACCAGTaaaacttctcttttaaaaatatgccaaATACAGTAAACATGATGACATTACGATTTCAAAATAtagtttttctaaagaaaatgatgTGAAATATACCAATATAGGATTAAAACAATCAAAGAGCACTTTGCACAGCTTCTGTGTATTCACAGAATACACAGCTGAAAACCCCACGTCTGAGATGACTGGGATCTAGCTCACCATCAATCGGAGAGGAGACACCTGAGCTCTGATCACTGTGGAGTTCAGTTTCATCTCTGACTTCAGTACTCAGAGATGGCCAATGAATCTTCTCACTGTGGACTGTTAAATAATTGATATTCAAGAATGGTGAATTATCTTTGTTTAGAGTTGAAATGTCAGGTagaaaggagggggaaggggagaaggagccACAGCTTGTGTTTCTGAGTTTTCCACCTCCTGCCTCCTGGGTTAGCTCTAAAGTCAATTTGGGGGGGAAATGAGAGGGGAAAAATACTCATCTTTGAGTATTCGGAGTGTTTAAATGATAAATGACAttgaacattttctttctctcttcagttTTTCAGAACCCTTCAGGCATATTTTAAAGGAAGAGGTCTTGATCTTggaatgttttcaaatatttcctccatGAACGAGAATCCCGGACCTCTCTCTTTCCAATCAGAACTTATTGCTTCTGCATTTGCAGAttatgaagaacagaaaaactcCTTCCCCAATTACCTCAAAGTCTGAATGTTTCTTCTGAGTGCAGGTAAAACTCATCCCTTTATTCCCAGCATCTATCTAAACATACAACTCAGTCATAAAGTCATAAAGaggtttagaaaatatttatttgaaaaatgattttatttcctcATGTAAATAACTGCTCAGTTCTGATGATACTCATCACTGTTAATACTCTGATTTGGTTCATATATTTTACAGTctggttttaaaaagaaatgacagttaTGATTTTTAAAGCATAGTTTTCTGGGGAGAGATATATTAAAATAGTAGAACTATCACTCGATAGaattatgaaatataattaaaaaccaCATACTTATACCTATATCTTTTTTCAGACCAGGTCATAGAGCTAAATTATGTGGAAAATTATCTGTAAAGAAATATATTGAGCTGTACAGTTGGATTAAATGGatagtaaaaatttaaaagaatgatttcTTTTGGGAGAAAGTATTAAGCATATATTTGAGCTTGAACTTCCTCACCTAGAGGGGGAAAAAGAGTAGAATATTAGTAAAGATAGCCcttcataggaaaaaaattagaaatttatgtCTAAGATTTGAATTTTACTATTCTTATTACTTTAGCATTCCTGTCAAATAAATACCTGCCATTTAAAAAGGAACAGGTATGGTGCAGTCGAAGAAAATATACTATGATTCTAGTCTGTTAGCTTTTCATTTGGCTTAATAATAAAGggaaccggggcttccctggtggtgcagtggttgagagtccacctcccgatgcagcggacacgggttcgtgccccggtccgggaagatcccacatgccgcggagcagctgggcctgtgagccacggccgctgagcctgcgcgtccggagcctgcgtgtccggagcctgtgctccgcaacgggagaggccacaagagtgagaggcccgcataccgcaaaaaaaaaataaaataaattaattaataaataaagggAACCGAATCATAATTAAAATCTACTCCCATTCTTTCATGGGCATAGGATGAAATTGTGAGGAAGCAAACCATTGTTGCACTTCATTATGATTGTGAAAGGGTTTTGATGATTAGCTCTTTTAAAtggggtgattttttaaaaataatgattgttATTCTAAGAGGATGCAATTTACCATGTGGTATATGCACTTGAGAACTGTCctacaatgagaaaataaaatagaataaacacaAGTATATTAATGAAGGATCCCTTGACTATTTTTCACACTCAGGCCCTAGGGTAACAGACACTAAAACAGAATAATTGTTAATACCAAGTACCTATTTCAGTATGAGACAGTATTGCATACAAGTTGTTTGTAAGCCTTAGTTTATTCATCTATAAATTGCATATATGGATTTCTAATAAAAAGTATCAGAGAAAACATCAAATACATACTTTTGTGTGAGCATGAaacaaggaaatatttaagagcaggaaaaaagagaaagcaccCAGTTAGTGATAttgtaatataataattattcaaCTTTGCAAAAGAAGCAAAGTTTCTGATTTGGAGAATATTTCATAAATACAAGCTCTCCTTTCCTAACAACTCTCATTaggaaatgaagacaaaaagaGTTTTCACTGAACTATGTTGATCTTTGGGTCTTTGTGTTAATCTTCATTTTCCATTCgttataatgttttctttcagaTGTCTGGTGGTTTTAAAACTACAGACGAAGCTTCTCATTAGAAAAATTGATTCATGGTCATGGCTAAACTTTTATGtgttttttccctccatttttgttaatttgtaaTGATTTTATTCTACATTTTAGTCTACGTAGCTCAAGCTATGTAAACAGCTTGAGCTTTGGGCCATATGTGACTTCCGTGCATGGGTTTTTTTCTCAGTCAATAACCATAGATACCAGTGTAGAGCACGGCATATATTGCAAGGATTACAGAAACACCATAAAGTCAAAAGAAATGATCTTCTAAATTATGTTTCCTTTAAGCTTGTCTTCTATGTTTCTTACCTTTtatccatctgtttttatttgaAAGGGACATTGCTCATTTTTACTTTAGTTCATTATATGTAACAGGAATTTgggttttaaatttatcttttttctaaaaGGAAGATGCATTCCCATGGTCAGCATATGCTATTGAAAGATCTCACAGTCTTAGTTACATATCAAGGGAGAGTAAGTGATGAATATCCACAATTAAGTTGAAATGGAAGGCAAAGAAACGTGGGATTTTAGGAGTCTCTTGGGCCTCTGGGAGATGTTCTCTGCCACGATGTTCAGAGGTGGACATTGTGCTACACCAGATATCCTAGCCATGCCTCACCTCTGGCTCTTCCACATACAACctcaggaagggagaggagaaacaGGTGGATTTCCCTTCTTTCATAACCAACCCTcttcctccacccacccctccccaactGAGGCTGTATCATTCTGATTCTCATATTCTCATCTGAAATAGCTACTTTTCTTTATGAAGAGCTGcatcattttctctcatttctgcaAAAGGAACACTGTACTAGAAGGAAACAGTGTAATCCTAAAAACACTAGTCTGTACATTCCAAAATAGTTTTCTGTGGCTTTTTTGTGGATGATTGATATTCAATatcaagaataaaatatttatgcaagAACAGATTCTATATCTGGTTCAATATGTTCTATTGTAATTAGTTGTATAAGTGTTTTCCCTGGAGGGTTGTGAGATATTTGTGAGCCAAGATCATATAtaagccatttttatttctccagcACCTAGTACAATGCCTTGCATgtagcaagcactcaataaatacttaatgaattgaaataaatgtgtgttattttGCTATTAGTCAGACAGTAATGGAAGCTGCTTCTAGTTAATGCCAGACTTTTTTGTTTTACCATTTAAAagatatgttattattatttataattatattttatgtttggctgcgttgggtcttcgttgctgcgcgtgggctttctctagttgcggtgtgtgggcttctcattgcggtggcttctcttgttgcggagcacgggctctaggtgtgcaggattcaggagttgtggcatgcaggctcagtagttgtggcttgcaggctctagagcacaggctcagtagctgtggagcatgggcttagttgttctgtggcacgtgggatcttcccggaccagggctcgaactcatgccccctgaattggcaggcagattcttaaccactgcgccaccagggaagtcctataagtAATTATTGATGAGCTATTCCTCATAAAAATAAGCCTGTTCAGATAAATGGTAGAGTGGTAGGGAGTGCTTCACCCCTGTCCAGTTCCACTCAAGTACCAGTGACtggctttccctttccctttcaccACTCCTGCTCTGGTTGTCAAGAGCTCCACAGAGGGAATGTTTATTAGTTTTAAGGCCTCTGAAAAGGAAGGGCATCCACAGGGGACTTTTAGCTATGAGCTTGCAAAGTCTCAGCGCAGGACATGCATCCTTCTGCTGGAACATTCCTCACAACTGGCAGGTAGCTGTTGATGGGAGGCCTACACTCCACTAGACTAGAGTTTCTTATCAGTGATGGTATTGTCAGTTGGGGAAGGACAAGTCTTCGTGGTGACCATTTAGCACACCTGGTCCCCAGACAATGTATAGTGGTATATTAGTGATTTCCCCACCCCTGCGCTATTATTTTGACCACCAAAACCTCCCTATTCACATTTCTAAAAGGCCACTGGGGAAGCGATTTTGTCCTTGGCCGAGAACTGTCGTTAGGAAAACAGCAGAAGTGTAGTGTTTCCTGCAATGAAAATAAGTGTTCTGCAGGTGATCTAGGCTCCCAAGGGGTCTGTGGTCCTTCTCTGCATAGGTCCTTGACAGCCTCTCAACACTGACTCTGCTCCTCTTTGATGAGCATTCCATTCCCCATCCCTAGGACATGGCCTATTGTCCCCTATCCTGGGTCTAGTGTGGTCAAGAACTATTAAGGGTGTGAGATTTTACCTGATTTGCAAGCTACACACTGGGTGCTGCAATTTCACAGATCCTGGTGGGCCCTGAGACCAGTGGGTCTAAGGCAATAGACTTTATTATTCATGGCTCAGCAGGCAGCATGTGTTTTACATTCCTGTTGGTTCTCCTTGTCCCCCAAGTATCATGGGGGCCGTGTGGAGGTGAGTCCAGGTGTTTACTGGGCACTAGTTGGTTTGTGCCACAGTTGAGGAACCCCAAACTTAGGAAATCCCCACTCTTACAAGGGGGCTACATGCCCAAACATGCCCAACCTTTGCCCCAGAGGGAAATATTATCATACTGGTCAGAAAACAAATCTGCCCTCTGTCCCAGAGGGAGACAATATCTCTATCTTTCAAGGCTGTTTGTTCTCCagacatccttgaaaagatagtccAGAGTGAAAGCAGTCACAAGTTTTTGCAAAAAAGTGAGAGAACCATGGGAAAATTGTCTTCCCAAAAGTGTCACACCCCATCCTGGCTCCTCCCATTGAGGAAGGAGGGAGTCATTCCCTCCCTGTGTACTCTTCATGCTCTCGTCATGGTATAAATTCAATGTTCTGCTTTCTTCAGACATTCCATTTTGATTCTCAGAAATCAGTCTGAAAGTCTGAAAAGTTTCTTCTTGCTATTTTCATTACTGCTATAACAATTCCACTTCATCTCAAGGTAATGTGGATGCCTCTGACTCACCAGGGGACACATCACTTACAAcaaagtggagaaaagaaaagcagaaagattcCAATTTCAAGACCTGTTGCTACATTCtgacctgtaaaaaaaaaaaccaaaaaaacaaaactgtcacaTCATCAAGGTGTTCCACAGCAGAAAAAATGTTCTCCCACCCCTTGCTTCCTGCTGCAAATCTCTGCAATGTGAATCTATATCATCACAATTGTTATTCCCATATTCCAGGCAGCCAATAACAAACAAGCTAGTCTAAGCCATCTGGGTCTTAGGAGAACATTCTCCTTACCAGGTGACCAGATTTGCTCcttttgatttccttcttttctcctaaGGACTAGAGACTCGAATTCCTCTCAAATGCAATTCCCTGACAGCCTGGAGAAATTCAGGGGGGAATTTACCTATTAGGGATTTCTGTGGATTACCTTATTCCAACCCACTCACCTAGCCTCCCATATTTTATACCCAGATAGGGCCCTGAGGATCCTTTATCATGAGAAAGGAATGACTTCCAGCTGGAGATTTTTTCTCTCACCTGGAAGTTCCCCTCTTACAGGTCCTGGCCCCTCATTCTCCCATCCAACTGTTGCTTTTCCTCATTTGGATTGTCATAAAGAGGCACCAATGGCCAAGCCAGGTGATAGGCTCCCTGTAACTTGTCCCTAACCTCAGCTGCACTGAGCTGCATTCCGTACCTCTTATCCCTTGCCCATTCCCAAGGCACTTTCAGTTCCATCCAGCTGAATTCATAAATGTGTTTTGAGCATAGATTACTAGCCTACAGAGGAAAGTTCACAAAGATGTATCAGGTAGTGCTGTTCTCAAGATGTTGACAGCTAGCTAGTGTCTTTAGAAGAGGACAGCAGAGAAATAGTTATAAGACAAGGTAAAATATAAACCACAGGAGTGTGTAGGAGCTGAAGAAGTGTTCCACTGAGGAGAGGCAGTATATCATATTAATTCCAAGTATGGGATTTGGAGTCAGATAGACCagggtttgaatcttggctctactACGTATTAGATTCAGAACGTTGGCATTAggaataacataaaataataaaatataatccaaaaggattattttgagaTATGAATGTAATATGCATAAGACAGTACACAGCCTGTATAGTAAATGGGCAATAGTGTATGCTAATCATAGCAAATATTTGATTCTCTCTAAAAGTTTAACtgttaagaaaagaagaaaatttgggTGAGAATTAGAGGTGGGACGTGAAGTCTAGATGACCTAGTTACAGACTGAGAAGGAATCTGAGGAAAGGGACAGCTTGAGGATTTGTGGAAGAGGGGAAAACTGATGGTGCCATTGATTGGAGGAGATGAGAGTTAAACCATAAATTGTGGGAGGACTTTAGCTTTCTGTGGCAGGGCAGAACTGGAAAGTGGAACGTGCACGTGGCAGAGGAAATGgttaaattaaggaaaaaaatcactacaccaatgattaaattaattttaaaaacaaatgttcaaaaaagaaatggattGAGAGTCAGAATTTTAATGGAGAATTGCGGGAAATGATGCAGATAAAGGAACATTTTCTTAAAGCACGTTTTTTTTTCCAACTCCTTAATAAGCTTAAACCGGAGGCCTGAGCCCGGCGGCAAGCGCGGCGACCCGGAGGGTCCAGCCGCTGTCCAGTCCGGGTCCTGCCCACGCCCACGTCGCCAGGAAGAGGCGGGGCCAGAAGTTCCTGCGGAACCCGAGCGCCGCGGTTGCGGCGCAGGCCGGGCAGTTTTCCCGGAAGGACTACGGGTCCTTGTTTTTAGCGCCTCGGCCTGGGGGTAGCGTCTGGGAGCTTCTGCTCTTCCGTTTCTCTGTTTCGGTTTCTGGAACTGCACATCAGATCCCCGCAGACATGTCGGGGTTCAGCCCGGAGCTCATCGACTATCTGGAAGGGAAGATCTCCTTTGAGGAGTTCGAAAGgcggagagaagagagaaaaacccGTGAGAAGAAAGTGAGGAGATAATGGGCCAGGATGCTCCCTACTATCTCGTCTCCCTAAAACACTTAAGAGAGATGTGGGGGACCCAGTAACCCCGTTCGCTGTGATGGGGCGGGCCGGGTACTTCCAGCAGTTTCTTCCCCTTATTACCGAAACTCGGGTTCTCACCTCGTCCCTGTTCTAAGCTCCTCTTCAAAACATTTCACCCACCAAAAAGCTTTTGTCTCGGTGGTAACCACTTACCTTTTTTTCTGTTGCCAAATAGTGCATTTTTTATTTGAGGGTAGCATAACGCTGGTAGATTAAATGGGGGTGTGGGGAGTAGAGTTTGGAGGCAGTATCTGGTTCTAGTCCTAGCTTTGCCACTGTCTTCTTGCGCAACTCACCTCTCTTCTTTAGGCCTCAGTGTCTGTTTCTAGACGGAGTGATTTGAGCTTCCATTTTTGAGGAGTCTCCCAATGGTGTGGTGTAATCTTCCACAGAAAAGAGTGAATTTTTTTGTCTGTTAACAAAATCTCTGGGACATGTTTTTTTAGACTTATGAGGAAATACGTGAACTTTCCATGTCTTCTCAGTTGAAGTCCGAGGGAAAACAAAAGTAATTACACCTTTTGAGATTAGCTGTTGGATTCCTTCCTAAATCATGCAACTAATAGGGCCCCATCTCTTCTCATTTAAAAAGCAAGGATACAACGTGTAGATTAATGAAATCatcaaggttttaaaaattattttttacaaacGACTGATTCAGCCTGAAGGATGAGACCTAAGTACTATGAAATGCTTTGGCTATATTcaaatttagattccacatagtaTGTATGTGTTCAGAGCTCAAGTCATAGAAATAGAGAATGAGGCAGATGCTGTATTCTCAACTGGGGAGCGCTAAATGTGCACTTGATTTTGGaatcattaattaattttcaatctCAGAGTCTTCAGGAAAAAGGCAAGTCATCAGCTGAGGAAAATCCAAATGACTCTGCAGTTCCATCATCATCAGGAGTTGACTGTACCAAATCTCAGGACGAAGATGTCAATGAAGGTATGTTAAGATCCCTACCTTAAATGCATTAAATGTTAAGGGTACCTAATAGTTTAGtgaaagcattattttttttttttcctgcagtggtATTCTGTCATTGATACCTGGCTTATTAGGAGCATAGTACTTGGTGTGtaagaggtgctcaataaatatttgttgaattattgATTATGATGATGGTTAGTTTAGTGGGTTATGTTTGTGGAGAAGTGTTTCAGATCGACATCAGCGTTTGTTTGGGAGCCATTTAGAGTCATTATTCTTTAAATTGACCCTCTCACTTGATTACTAATTCTTCTAGACTATACTCCCCCAAATTGTAATGAATTATACTTCTATACAAAGTGGCTTCCAAACCACTTTTTTAATTATGGGAGATAAGATAGAAATGTCAGAGTGGAAGGCCAGTTGGCTCCATATGGGACCTCACACACACAAGAGGTATCTTGGTATGTTACCTCATGCCAGGATCCAGTCCTCAGCTCTGCATGACCGGGTATTATATTTGGTTGCTGCACCCAGAGTAATTAAACTCGTGAGAGCCTAAGTGATGAATTATTATGCAAATCTATTAATTTCTGGTGATTGATACACCTTTTTAGTGATCAGAATACTGATGATAGTTCATGGTATCCATTTACCCATGTCAAGTAACCTGGGATACTGAACTATCAGTTAGAATTTAGCTTTGGGTGTAAGGTCTGATTGAGAACTTAATTAAACTTTCTAGTCCTAGTGGGTAGAAATAGAGGCTGGTTCTTTTCCCTCCAAACAAATAAGACTTGACACAGAGAAAACACTAGTAGGGTGGACAGAAAACGAACAGGCTTTGTTACTGCTTCCTTGGACCAAGTGGGGAAGAAAGggtaaagaggagagaaaattggGGTTATAGTTTCTTACCTTGCCAGGCAAGTGTGGTGAAAAATGGGGTTGAAATTGTTCTAAAACCTGTGAGTCCTTCCTTATCTGCTCAGAGTAGGAGCTGctcttccatcatcacatctttGAGGTGCAACTGTAGTACCAGACACCATGGGGTGCCTGCCAGTTTTCTTACCTAAAGCTGCCCCTGAGAGGTGCCCATTAGGCCCTCCCTAAAAAAAGGTGGTTAGTTGAATCCCATTCTAGCTCCCCATGAGCAGTCAGGCATACTAGCCTCAGCTCAAGTAATCCCATCAGTCCTTTTAAGATATTAAACTCCCAATTTCCCAGGAAGGTATTGTCCCAGAACTTTACCAAGACCTTTGGTAACTGTGAACATGTATTCAGAGCAGAGGAAGGGGTCAGTTTTGAACAGGTAAAGTCTGCTAATTGGAATATATGGCCACTAGAGTCATTGTCTTTTTCCTCCTATACATTGGTGAATTCTACTGCAAAATTCTTATTCTTGAGCACCAGGCAAATAGGGacttcttttaatttcattttcagttaattgTTGCTGATATAAAAATtgcagttaatttttgtatatagactTTGTATCCAGGAACCTTGCTAATTCATGAATTCTGACAGTTTTTATGCaaagattgttttggatattctatgtatataatcatgtcatctgtgaatgacagttttatttcttccttaatctttatgtcttttatttcccttccct
Encoded proteins:
- the C6H2orf66 gene encoding LOW QUALITY PROTEIN: uncharacterized protein C2orf66 homolog (The sequence of the model RefSeq protein was modified relative to this genomic sequence to represent the inferred CDS: substituted 1 base at 1 genomic stop codon), which produces MPRALLLLAVALVQLGLVHGAVLRNEEKXKPLNNPRNRDLFFRTLQAYFKGRGLDLGMFSNISSMNENPGPLSFQSELIASAFADYEEQKNSFPNYLKV